The Porphyromonas pogonae genome segment CTCTGTCAAGTGAAAGGCTTTCGGCTAATATGTTACAAGCACAACGCGACTATTTTGGAGCGCACACTTTCGAAAGAATAGATAAACCCAGAGGAGAATTTTTCCATGAAAACTGGACAGGTATCGGCGGGGACACAAAATCAACCAACTATAACGTGTAAAAATCATGCAGCAATCGACATTTAAAATGCCCGAAAGTTTGGTATTGGTTATTTTCGGAGGCTCAGGTGATCTTACGAAAAGGAAACTGATACCTTCGTTATACCAACTCTATAAAAACGGCAAAATGCCTGAGAGATTTAGTATCCTTGGATTGGGGCGCTCAGCATTTGAACAAGAAAAGTTCATCCTGCATCTTGATGAAGGTCTCAAGACTTACCTTGACAAAAAAGAGTATCAAGCCAAGACTGCCAAGGAGTTTCTACGGCACATTGAATATCTGGAGATGGATCCTTCCGATCTTTCTCAATACAATCGCTTGCAGACATCTCTTGATATGCTTGACAAGAAGATTGATAATCCGGCAAATTATATCTTTTATCTGGCAACCCCTCCATCGCTTTACGGTGTAATACCCAAGCACCTCAAAGCTATAGGTCTCAACAAATGTACCTCGACAGAGAAAACAAAGTCCGGCAGAAAGAAAACATGCGAAAGTATCCGGCGTATTGTCATTGAAAAACCTTTCGGTCATGATCTTAAGTCAGCTCTTGAACTCAACAAGATCTATAAAAGTGCATTCAATGAAAATCAGCTTTATCGTATAGACCACTTTTTAGGCAAAGAAACAGTCCAAAATATCATGGCTTTGAGGTTTGCCAATGGCATCTTTGAACCTCTATGGAATAGAAATTATATCGAAAGAGTGGAGATTACGGCAGTAGAAAATATGGGAGTAGAAAGCCGAGGAGGATTTTATGACCAAACGGGGGCGATGAGAGACATGGTACAAAATCATCTTTCACAATTGGTAGCACTCACGGCAATGGAGCCGCCGGTACAGTTTAATGAAGAACTTTTTCGAA includes the following:
- the zwf gene encoding glucose-6-phosphate dehydrogenase, with the protein product MQQSTFKMPESLVLVIFGGSGDLTKRKLIPSLYQLYKNGKMPERFSILGLGRSAFEQEKFILHLDEGLKTYLDKKEYQAKTAKEFLRHIEYLEMDPSDLSQYNRLQTSLDMLDKKIDNPANYIFYLATPPSLYGVIPKHLKAIGLNKCTSTEKTKSGRKKTCESIRRIVIEKPFGHDLKSALELNKIYKSAFNENQLYRIDHFLGKETVQNIMALRFANGIFEPLWNRNYIERVEITAVENMGVESRGGFYDQTGAMRDMVQNHLSQLVALTAMEPPVQFNEELFRNEVVKVYQSFRSLTPDDISKDVVRGQYTASKWKNEQHKGYREEDKVSDKSRTETFLAMKLFIDNWRWQGVPFYIRTGKMMPTKVSEIVIHFKQTPHLVFGLKDGSAVSNQLIIRLQPNEGIVLKFAVKVPGSGFEVKKVSMDFTYDQLGGVPSGDAYSKLLEDCMLGDPTLFTRSDAVETSWNFFDPILQEWSKNKKIPLYGYPAGTWGPPESSHIIEEGKVHEWTNPCKNLTNSDLYCEL